From a region of the uncultured Draconibacterium sp. genome:
- a CDS encoding indolepyruvate oxidoreductase subunit beta, translated as MKTDIILAGVGGQGILSIASIIGDAAINDNLFLKQAETHGMSQRGGAVQSHLRISDSEIAADLIPMGKADLILSVEPMEALRYLPFLSPEGYVVTNTTPFVNIPNYPDVDAVLAEIKKQPRFVAIDADKIASDIGNKRASNVVMLGAATPFLNIEPEKIEAGIAHIFSRKGEAVVEMNRKAFKAGLDFAMANK; from the coding sequence ATGAAGACAGATATTATATTAGCCGGAGTTGGCGGTCAGGGAATTCTTTCCATTGCATCTATTATTGGCGATGCCGCCATTAACGATAATTTGTTTTTGAAACAGGCCGAAACACACGGAATGAGCCAGCGTGGCGGCGCCGTGCAGTCGCATCTGCGTATTTCCGACAGTGAAATTGCTGCCGATTTAATTCCGATGGGGAAAGCCGATTTGATTTTATCGGTTGAGCCGATGGAAGCCTTGCGTTACCTGCCGTTTCTTTCTCCCGAAGGTTATGTGGTAACAAACACCACACCATTTGTTAATATCCCGAATTACCCGGATGTTGATGCTGTTTTGGCAGAAATAAAAAAACAACCGCGTTTTGTGGCCATTGATGCTGACAAAATTGCTTCAGACATTGGTAATAAACGTGCTTCGAATGTGGTAATGCTGGGAGCAGCTACTCCTTTTCTGAATATTGAACCGGAAAAAATAGAAGCCGGAATTGCACATATTTTCAGTAGAAAAGGCGAAGCCGTGGTAGAAATGAACCGGAAAGCTTTTAAAGCCGGACTTGATTTTGCAATGGCAAACAAATAA
- a CDS encoding thiamine pyrophosphate-dependent enzyme, producing the protein MQKNLFLGVEAVGQGAIDGGISGVYAYPGTPSTEITEFIQENELAIEKGIRSKWSANEKTAYEAALGMSYAGKRSMVCMKHVGLNVAADAFINSAITGINGGLIITVADDPSMHSSQNEQDSRFYGKFAMIPILEPSNQQEAYDMVREGFELSEKLEVPVMVRITTRLAHSRAGVIRSEVLAENDMVLPSDPSQFVLLPANARRRYKGLLEKQELFEKTAKKSKYNTYTKGEDTSFGIIACGIAYNYLKENYPKDDCPYTVLKLSQYPVPQKFLDKMAKHCEEVLVLEEGYPVVEEHIKAAFKKDIQVSGRLSGALPRDGELNADLVAKALGKETQLGADVPDLVVNRPPALCQGCGHQDMYKSLNEALDKYTKGRVFSDIGCYTLGALPPYKSIYSCVDMGASVTMAKGAADAGLIPAVAVIGDSTFTHSGITGLLDAVNDESNIVVVISDNESVSMTGGQDSSALGKIESICKGVGVDPNHIRVLTPLKKYHDLMVQTFEEEIAYEGVSVIVFRRECIQAAAKRLRKQKKMKDNPNK; encoded by the coding sequence ATGCAAAAGAATCTATTTTTAGGAGTTGAAGCCGTTGGGCAGGGAGCTATCGATGGTGGAATCTCAGGGGTTTATGCCTATCCGGGAACTCCTTCAACCGAAATAACAGAGTTTATTCAGGAGAATGAACTGGCCATTGAAAAAGGTATCCGCAGTAAATGGTCGGCCAACGAGAAAACAGCTTACGAAGCGGCGTTGGGAATGTCGTACGCCGGCAAACGAAGCATGGTTTGTATGAAACATGTGGGCCTGAACGTGGCTGCCGATGCTTTTATTAATTCGGCAATAACAGGAATAAACGGAGGTTTGATAATTACTGTTGCCGACGATCCGTCGATGCACTCATCGCAAAACGAGCAGGACTCGCGTTTCTACGGCAAGTTCGCTATGATTCCGATTCTGGAACCCAGCAACCAGCAGGAAGCTTATGATATGGTTCGCGAAGGTTTTGAGCTTTCTGAAAAACTGGAAGTCCCGGTGATGGTGCGTATTACAACCCGTTTGGCGCATTCGCGTGCCGGAGTAATTCGCAGCGAAGTACTGGCTGAAAACGACATGGTTTTACCGTCGGATCCAAGTCAGTTTGTATTATTGCCGGCCAACGCCCGAAGAAGATATAAAGGGCTACTTGAAAAACAGGAGCTGTTTGAGAAGACAGCTAAAAAATCGAAATACAACACATACACCAAAGGCGAAGACACAAGTTTTGGAATTATCGCTTGTGGAATTGCTTATAACTACCTCAAGGAAAATTACCCGAAAGACGATTGTCCATATACCGTGCTGAAACTTTCTCAATACCCTGTTCCGCAAAAGTTTTTGGATAAAATGGCCAAACATTGCGAAGAGGTGCTGGTATTGGAAGAAGGATATCCGGTAGTTGAAGAGCATATAAAAGCTGCTTTCAAAAAAGATATTCAGGTTTCAGGACGTTTAAGTGGGGCTTTGCCACGCGATGGCGAATTGAATGCCGACCTTGTTGCCAAAGCTCTGGGTAAAGAAACACAGTTGGGTGCCGATGTTCCGGATCTGGTGGTAAACCGTCCGCCGGCATTGTGCCAGGGGTGCGGTCATCAGGACATGTACAAATCGTTAAATGAAGCGCTGGATAAATACACCAAAGGGCGCGTTTTCTCCGATATCGGTTGTTATACATTGGGTGCTTTGCCTCCCTACAAAAGTATTTATTCGTGTGTTGACATGGGCGCTTCGGTTACCATGGCCAAAGGAGCTGCCGATGCAGGTTTAATTCCTGCCGTGGCTGTTATTGGCGATTCAACTTTTACGCACTCGGGAATTACCGGTTTGCTGGATGCTGTTAACGACGAGTCGAATATCGTGGTTGTTATTTCTGATAATGAATCGGTTTCAATGACTGGTGGTCAGGATTCCTCAGCACTTGGAAAGATTGAAAGCATTTGTAAAGGTGTTGGTGTCGACCCAAATCATATTCGTGTGTTAACACCGCTGAAAAAATATCACGACCTGATGGTGCAGACTTTTGAAGAGGAAATTGCCTACGAAGGCGTTTCGGTAATTGTTTTCCGTCGCGAGTGTATTCAGGCTGCAGCAAAACGATTGCGCAAACAAAAGAAAATGAAAGATAACCCCAATAAATAA
- the nrfH gene encoding cytochrome c nitrite reductase small subunit produces MLSRLLPPEKWRFPVLIISSIFVGLIIFIFYISKAHSYLSDNPETCTNCHIMAPQYATWNHSSHREVAHCNDCHVPHNNVFNKYYFKAKDGLRHATMFTLRLEPQVIFIHEAGKEVVHNNCIRCHKQQITDPKLASSVYDHTAHMQDRPCWECHREVPHGRVNSLSSVPNARVPLPSSPVPDWLQSYIKNN; encoded by the coding sequence ATGCTAAGTAGACTTTTACCACCTGAAAAATGGAGATTTCCAGTACTAATCATAAGCAGCATTTTTGTTGGCCTCATCATTTTCATTTTTTACATCTCAAAGGCACACTCGTATCTTTCCGACAATCCGGAAACATGTACCAACTGCCATATAATGGCTCCGCAGTATGCCACCTGGAACCACAGCTCGCACCGCGAAGTAGCGCATTGTAATGATTGTCATGTTCCGCATAATAACGTGTTTAACAAATATTATTTTAAGGCAAAAGACGGACTGCGCCATGCAACGATGTTTACTCTGCGTTTGGAGCCGCAAGTGATTTTTATTCACGAAGCCGGGAAAGAGGTGGTACACAACAATTGTATTCGCTGTCACAAGCAACAAATAACCGATCCCAAACTTGCCTCCTCTGTATACGACCATACTGCACATATGCAGGACCGTCCTTGCTGGGAGTGTCACCGCGAGGTACCTCACGGACGAGTAAACAGTTTGTCGAGTGTGCCCAATGCAAGGGTGCCTTTACCTTCCAGTCCTGTTCCCGACTGGTTACAATCGTATATAAAAAACAACTAA
- the nrfA gene encoding ammonia-forming cytochrome c nitrite reductase produces MTTKSKRHPLVNWGLFLATIVVVFVLGLLASSILERRTEAAYVNVPKTKINQFEPRNEVWGENYPREYQSYYGTADTSFRTKYNGNAMIDMLEVDPRLVVLWAGYGFSKDYNQGRGHYYAVTDVQNTLRTGAPKGPKDGPMPSTCMTCKSPDVPRLMNEMGVKQFYTGKWAELGPEVVNPIGCADCHDAETMNLRVSRPALVEAFERMGKDITKASHQEMRSLVCAQCHVEYYFNKETAPGANYLTFPWDNGFSAEAMEEYYDNIEFSDWTHALSKAPMLKAQHPGYEIYMTGIHAQRGVSCADCHMPYKSEGGQKFTDHKMQSPLNNIANSCQVCHREEAGTLMANVYERQDKIIENRDKLEEQIVRAHVEAKKAWDLGANDEQMKDILQGIRHAQWRWDYAAASHGGSFHSPVEIGRVISTGITVAQETRIKLARVLADLGFNEEVPYPNIATKAKAQEFIGLDMDKLNSEKQEFLKTVVPEWEKEAEEREKGYDITASSQE; encoded by the coding sequence ATGACTACAAAATCAAAACGCCATCCTTTAGTAAACTGGGGTTTATTTCTTGCAACAATTGTTGTGGTATTTGTTTTAGGATTACTCGCCTCTTCTATTCTTGAGCGACGAACAGAAGCTGCTTATGTAAATGTTCCCAAAACCAAGATCAACCAGTTTGAACCGAGAAATGAGGTGTGGGGCGAAAATTACCCGCGCGAATATCAATCGTATTACGGTACAGCCGATACTTCATTCAGAACAAAATATAATGGCAACGCCATGATCGATATGCTGGAAGTTGATCCTCGTCTGGTTGTATTGTGGGCCGGTTACGGATTCTCAAAAGATTACAACCAGGGACGTGGTCATTACTACGCCGTTACGGATGTACAAAATACTTTGCGTACCGGTGCTCCCAAGGGGCCTAAAGATGGTCCGATGCCATCCACTTGTATGACCTGTAAAAGTCCCGATGTTCCGCGCTTAATGAACGAAATGGGCGTTAAACAATTCTATACCGGAAAATGGGCAGAGTTGGGACCTGAAGTGGTGAACCCGATCGGTTGTGCCGACTGCCACGATGCAGAGACAATGAACCTCCGAGTATCGCGCCCGGCATTGGTAGAAGCTTTTGAAAGAATGGGAAAAGACATTACCAAAGCCAGCCACCAGGAGATGCGCAGTTTGGTGTGCGCTCAATGTCATGTGGAATATTACTTCAATAAAGAAACAGCGCCCGGCGCCAATTACCTGACCTTTCCGTGGGACAATGGTTTTTCTGCCGAGGCCATGGAAGAATATTACGATAATATAGAGTTCTCGGACTGGACACATGCATTGAGTAAAGCACCAATGCTAAAAGCACAACACCCGGGTTACGAAATTTATATGACCGGAATTCATGCACAACGTGGCGTTTCGTGTGCCGACTGCCACATGCCTTACAAAAGCGAGGGCGGACAAAAATTCACCGATCATAAAATGCAGTCGCCATTAAATAATATTGCCAACTCGTGCCAGGTTTGTCACCGCGAGGAAGCCGGTACTTTAATGGCTAACGTTTACGAACGTCAGGATAAAATTATTGAAAACCGCGACAAGCTGGAAGAACAGATCGTAAGAGCGCATGTTGAAGCTAAAAAAGCCTGGGATCTGGGCGCTAACGACGAACAAATGAAGGACATTTTGCAAGGCATCCGTCACGCGCAATGGCGCTGGGATTATGCAGCTGCCAGCCACGGTGGTTCATTCCATTCGCCTGTTGAAATTGGCAGAGTAATCAGTACAGGAATTACCGTTGCCCAGGAAACCCGCATAAAACTGGCCCGTGTGTTAGCCGATCTGGGTTTTAACGAGGAAGTGCCCTACCCCAATATTGCAACCAAAGCTAAAGCACAGGAATTTATCGGGTTGGATATGGATAAGCTAAACTCGGAAAAGCAGGAATTCTTAAAAACCGTTGTTCCGGAATGGGAAAAAGAAGCTGAGGAACGCGAAAAAGGTTATGATATAACAGCGTCTTCACAAGAATAA
- a CDS encoding PepSY-associated TM helix domain-containing protein, whose protein sequence is MARKRLIKTLKKLHKWPAIIIAFIAILFAASGIVMNHRQLFSGVDVSRNLLPKNYHYKNWNLAAVRGSIQLEDAILMYGNIGIWKSDDDLKLFEDFNQGFPKGIDNRKIYSIVQFKDELFAGTQMGLYKRSATKNTWQKLEIPVEKERIADLEIKNNKLLVLTRNYLLESTDGQHFEKIQLPEPVNYERKTGLFNTFWELHSGELFGLAGKLFVDLLGLVTIVLSVTGLLHFFFPKWIKRRKKKIQKQTGKEDHPLPPQGGNRSNKFSGDKVKNASINKLVSTKKLNLHWHNVVGYVFALFLLINTFSGMHLRPPLLIAIATKQVGIIPGTHLDSPNPWFDKLRRIHWDAANQRYIFSTSDGFFFADETLSKKLTPAPSQPPVSVMGCNVLEPIGKDYLMVGSFSGMFVWNPQTGMVADFFTGQPYHAPQGMARPIGANTVAGFVQSKNKSWWFDYSGGAIQLNAQNEKSAFTAMPEEIRAASPMSLWNVALEIHTGRIFEHLVGSFYILFVPLAGICFMVVIISGFFLWWMVFRRKRK, encoded by the coding sequence ATGGCCCGAAAAAGACTGATAAAAACATTAAAAAAACTACATAAATGGCCGGCAATTATTATTGCCTTTATCGCCATTCTTTTTGCGGCATCGGGAATTGTGATGAACCACCGCCAGTTGTTTTCCGGTGTTGATGTATCAAGAAACCTGCTGCCCAAAAACTATCATTACAAAAACTGGAATCTGGCAGCAGTTCGCGGCTCCATCCAGCTTGAAGATGCTATTTTAATGTATGGAAATATAGGTATTTGGAAATCGGATGACGATCTTAAATTGTTTGAAGATTTTAACCAGGGTTTTCCAAAAGGAATTGATAATCGCAAGATCTATTCCATCGTTCAGTTTAAGGATGAGCTTTTTGCCGGAACACAAATGGGATTGTATAAACGCAGTGCAACAAAAAACACCTGGCAAAAACTGGAAATACCGGTAGAAAAAGAACGTATTGCCGATTTGGAAATCAAAAACAATAAACTGTTGGTGCTCACACGTAATTATTTATTGGAAAGTACCGACGGACAACACTTTGAAAAAATACAATTACCCGAGCCGGTAAATTACGAACGCAAAACCGGCTTATTTAATACCTTTTGGGAATTACACAGCGGCGAGCTCTTCGGACTGGCCGGAAAACTGTTTGTTGATTTGCTGGGACTGGTCACTATTGTACTATCGGTAACCGGATTGCTGCATTTTTTCTTTCCAAAATGGATTAAACGCAGGAAGAAAAAAATTCAGAAGCAGACTGGAAAAGAAGATCATCCCCTTCCCCCTCAAGGGGGTAACCGGAGTAACAAATTTTCCGGAGATAAGGTTAAGAACGCTTCTATCAACAAGCTGGTGAGCACGAAGAAGCTTAACCTGCACTGGCACAATGTGGTGGGCTATGTATTTGCCCTATTTCTGCTGATTAATACTTTTTCGGGGATGCACTTGCGGCCACCTTTATTAATCGCAATTGCCACAAAACAGGTGGGTATTATTCCGGGCACCCATCTCGACAGCCCGAATCCGTGGTTTGATAAATTGCGGCGTATCCACTGGGATGCTGCCAACCAACGTTATATTTTCTCCACTTCCGATGGATTTTTCTTTGCAGACGAAACGCTGAGTAAAAAACTTACACCTGCCCCATCGCAGCCGCCGGTAAGTGTTATGGGCTGTAATGTACTGGAGCCAATTGGCAAAGATTATCTGATGGTAGGATCGTTTAGCGGAATGTTTGTTTGGAACCCGCAAACCGGGATGGTAGCCGACTTTTTTACCGGGCAGCCCTACCACGCCCCGCAAGGAATGGCGCGGCCTATTGGTGCGAATACCGTTGCCGGATTTGTACAAAGTAAAAACAAAAGTTGGTGGTTCGATTACAGCGGCGGTGCCATCCAACTAAATGCACAAAACGAAAAAAGTGCGTTCACCGCCATGCCCGAAGAAATACGCGCTGCTTCGCCCATGTCGTTATGGAATGTGGCGCTGGAAATACACACGGGACGTATTTTCGAACACCTCGTAGGTAGCTTTTACATTCTGTTTGTACCACTGGCAGGCATTTGTTTTATGGTGGTAATCATCAGCGGATTCTTCCTTTGGTGGATGGTATTTCGCAGAAAAAGAAAATAA
- a CDS encoding class I SAM-dependent methyltransferase, whose translation MDYININKKLWNEKTAIHFKSDFYDVDAFINGKDSLNPIELELLGDIRGKKILHLQCHFGQDTLSLARHGAQATGVDFSEKAIEKARQLNEQLGTNAQFIQSDVYKLPEVLDEKFDIVYTSYGVIGWLPDMKKWATMIEHFLKPGGQLVFVEFHPIVWMFSYDFKQVEYDYMESEAIVEELEGTYTDSDAPIKGKSVCWNHGLSTVIDSLIKAGLTLSDFKEFNYSPYNCLENLVEVEEGKYKIKGLENKFPLVYSVKAVKN comes from the coding sequence ATGGATTACATCAACATCAATAAAAAACTTTGGAACGAGAAAACAGCTATTCATTTTAAATCGGATTTTTACGATGTTGATGCTTTTATAAACGGAAAGGATTCGTTAAACCCGATTGAACTGGAATTACTTGGCGACATCCGAGGCAAAAAGATCCTTCACCTGCAATGCCATTTTGGACAGGACACGCTATCGTTGGCAAGGCACGGCGCCCAGGCCACCGGAGTTGATTTTTCGGAAAAAGCCATAGAAAAAGCCCGGCAGCTCAACGAACAACTTGGCACCAATGCACAGTTTATTCAAAGCGATGTGTATAAACTCCCCGAAGTGCTGGATGAAAAGTTTGATATCGTTTATACTTCGTACGGTGTAATTGGCTGGCTGCCCGACATGAAAAAGTGGGCAACAATGATTGAGCACTTTTTAAAACCCGGCGGTCAACTGGTGTTTGTGGAGTTCCACCCCATTGTTTGGATGTTTAGCTACGATTTTAAGCAGGTGGAGTACGACTATATGGAATCGGAAGCGATTGTAGAAGAGCTGGAAGGCACCTATACCGATAGTGATGCGCCGATAAAGGGGAAGTCGGTGTGCTGGAACCACGGCCTTAGCACGGTTATCGATTCGCTGATAAAAGCCGGACTTACCCTCTCCGACTTTAAAGAATTCAACTATTCCCCCTACAACTGCCTCGAAAATTTAGTTGAAGTTGAAGAAGGGAAATATAAAATTAAAGGGTTGGAAAATAAGTTTCCTTTGGTGTATTCGGTAAAAGCAGTAAAAAACTAA
- a CDS encoding helix-turn-helix domain-containing protein — protein sequence MSDNQLAQNIKALRKSKGYSQEALAEISGLSLRTVQRIENENRNPSGESLKRLSSALGVSPDYLLEWEPNENSNFLLILAFSPILCIINPFLAILVPLILWSIQKNQIRGVKALGVKILKIQTTWLVVFFVFRTINFLRLQYIVQNTTQFVGDQWDSFLSDVETQSYLKTIFIVINILIIFFMTYKTYRNNQKNKPKLTIKRPGMKSYLFLIVILFFTACNKKTQTTSQRFIEPCEYSIMSYQVKNAAYHDSVKRFLTDDSYISVSGDSTFTITNELGEFLFNGNNFGYTIINDSLILSNNKQRLSYKILELDPNSFQLEIDNKYFDRIDLIKPKEKRRRIETIVEIEY from the coding sequence ATGAGCGATAATCAATTAGCACAAAACATTAAAGCACTTCGAAAAAGTAAAGGATATTCTCAGGAGGCTCTTGCTGAAATTTCGGGACTAAGTTTAAGAACGGTTCAGCGAATAGAAAACGAAAATCGAAATCCTTCAGGAGAATCATTAAAAAGACTATCATCAGCCTTAGGAGTTTCTCCTGATTACCTGCTTGAGTGGGAACCCAATGAGAATTCTAACTTTTTATTAATTCTTGCCTTCTCTCCTATTTTGTGTATAATAAATCCGTTTTTGGCCATTTTAGTCCCTTTGATATTGTGGTCGATTCAAAAAAATCAAATTCGGGGCGTGAAGGCACTTGGCGTAAAAATCTTAAAAATACAGACCACCTGGCTGGTGGTATTTTTTGTCTTCAGAACAATAAACTTTCTGAGGTTACAATATATTGTTCAGAATACAACCCAGTTCGTTGGCGATCAATGGGACTCTTTTTTATCCGATGTTGAAACTCAATCGTACCTGAAAACTATTTTTATCGTAATAAATATCTTAATCATCTTTTTTATGACTTACAAAACGTACCGAAACAACCAGAAAAACAAACCAAAACTGACTATAAAAAGACCTGGTATGAAATCTTATTTATTTCTAATCGTAATTCTGTTTTTTACTGCATGCAATAAAAAAACACAAACTACATCGCAACGCTTTATTGAACCTTGTGAATACTCAATAATGAGCTATCAGGTTAAAAATGCGGCTTATCATGATTCTGTGAAAAGGTTCTTAACAGATGACTCCTACATTTCTGTTTCCGGCGATTCAACATTTACGATTACAAACGAACTGGGAGAATTTCTTTTTAATGGAAATAACTTCGGATATACAATTATAAACGACTCTCTGATTCTTTCGAACAATAAACAGCGGTTGTCCTATAAAATACTAGAACTTGATCCAAATTCATTTCAACTTGAGATTGACAATAAATATTTTGACCGAATTGATTTAATTAAACCAAAAGAAAAAAGACGAAGAATTGAAACGATTGTAGAAATTGAATATTAA
- a CDS encoding ATP-binding cassette domain-containing protein, with product MIKTRDMLKHVALNGDDLVMDSTFIKKLLKGECSEHFPELTGKKGVLFSNTTLAKFMEDEFRHDNFELTKSYGRSIRTLSSGEQKKALLEFLMAKQPGFIILDNPFDALDVASVKQLKERLESIANKMTVIQVFKRRSDLLPFIKHAMRVDNRKVVFNDGIEQYLEKYEPETIAHFAIEIPGPLHEQTIRYNELIKLSDVSVKYRERQILNSINWTIKAGEFWQLKGPNGSGKTTILTMINGDNPKAFGQNIELFGRRKGTGESVWEIKKKIGYFTPSMMELFKRRHTAEQMVISGFHDSIGLYHRPSEIQQHVANNWLKVLGLADKGNRAFVDLSQVHRRMVLIARAMIKHPPLLILDEPSTGLDDKSAALLSALINKISDESQTAILYVSHRTEPDLKPVFVFELKPGENGSVGEVVN from the coding sequence ATGATCAAAACACGGGATATGCTTAAACATGTGGCTTTAAACGGCGATGACCTGGTCATGGATTCGACCTTTATAAAAAAGCTATTGAAAGGGGAGTGTTCAGAGCATTTCCCGGAACTTACAGGAAAAAAGGGCGTGTTGTTTTCGAATACAACGCTGGCGAAGTTTATGGAGGATGAATTCAGGCACGATAATTTTGAGCTGACCAAAAGCTATGGCCGCAGCATACGCACACTGTCAAGCGGAGAGCAAAAAAAGGCGCTGCTTGAATTTCTGATGGCCAAACAGCCCGGTTTTATTATCCTTGATAATCCTTTTGATGCGCTGGATGTAGCTTCGGTAAAGCAGTTAAAAGAGCGATTGGAAAGCATTGCCAACAAAATGACTGTGATACAGGTGTTTAAACGAAGGAGTGATCTGTTGCCGTTTATAAAACATGCCATGCGCGTTGATAATAGAAAAGTAGTTTTTAATGATGGAATTGAACAATACCTTGAAAAATATGAGCCGGAAACCATTGCTCATTTTGCTATTGAAATTCCGGGACCCTTACACGAACAAACTATTCGCTACAACGAATTGATAAAACTAAGCGATGTTTCGGTAAAATACCGGGAACGACAGATCCTGAATAGTATAAATTGGACGATTAAAGCCGGAGAGTTCTGGCAATTAAAAGGCCCAAACGGATCGGGGAAAACCACTATTTTAACCATGATAAACGGTGATAATCCAAAAGCATTTGGGCAGAACATTGAACTGTTTGGCCGCCGTAAAGGAACGGGCGAAAGTGTTTGGGAAATTAAAAAGAAGATCGGGTATTTTACACCATCGATGATGGAGCTGTTTAAACGCCGTCATACCGCCGAACAAATGGTGATCTCGGGTTTTCACGATTCCATTGGCTTGTACCACCGGCCAAGCGAAATACAACAACACGTGGCCAACAACTGGCTAAAAGTGCTGGGACTGGCAGATAAAGGCAACCGGGCTTTTGTCGATCTTTCGCAGGTACACCGAAGGATGGTGCTGATTGCCCGTGCCATGATTAAACATCCGCCGCTGCTGATTCTCGACGAGCCTTCAACCGGACTGGACGATAAAAGTGCGGCGCTGTTATCGGCGTTAATCAATAAAATTTCCGACGAAAGCCAAACGGCTATTCTTTATGTATCGCACCGAACGGAGCCCGATTTAAAACCCGTGTTTGTTTTTGAACTGAAACCTGGCGAAAACGGTTCGGTAGGCGAGGTGGTGAATTAA
- a CDS encoding c-type cytochrome — translation MMRKNKFVLLIFGAVCLAIVNFSCTNGSKPADVEAQSAKLTGEELVVRGEYLVTIMGCNDCHSPKQMGANGPELIPELLLSGYPGDRPILDLKTEMTAQGFATFYPDLTGSAGPWGMSFAANLTPDATGIGTWSEEQFKKAMKEGKFKGLDGTRKLLPPMPVENFKDIKDEDISAIFAYLKSLPPVKNVVPAAIPPGEQ, via the coding sequence ATGATGAGAAAGAACAAATTTGTTTTGCTGATTTTTGGAGCCGTGTGTTTAGCCATTGTTAATTTTTCATGCACCAACGGCTCTAAACCGGCGGATGTAGAAGCACAATCTGCCAAATTAACCGGCGAAGAACTGGTAGTTCGTGGCGAATACCTGGTAACAATAATGGGTTGTAATGATTGCCACTCGCCGAAACAAATGGGTGCCAACGGGCCGGAGCTTATTCCCGAACTGCTATTATCGGGTTACCCGGGTGACCGTCCCATACTCGATTTAAAAACAGAAATGACCGCTCAGGGTTTTGCAACCTTTTATCCCGATTTAACCGGTAGTGCCGGTCCGTGGGGAATGTCGTTTGCTGCCAACCTTACCCCCGACGCTACAGGTATTGGCACCTGGAGTGAAGAACAGTTTAAAAAAGCGATGAAAGAGGGTAAGTTTAAAGGCCTTGACGGAACACGCAAGCTTTTACCGCCAATGCCGGTAGAGAATTTCAAGGATATAAAAGATGAAGATATCTCGGCTATTTTTGCTTATCTGAAAAGTCTGCCTCCGGTTAAAAATGTGGTACCGGCGGCTATTCCACCTGGTGAGCAATAG